In one Polynucleobacter sp. JS-JIR-5-A7 genomic region, the following are encoded:
- a CDS encoding beta-ketoacyl-ACP synthase III gives MSIFARVAGTGSYLPEQRLTNQDLVERLAKSGLETSDEWITTRSGISARHFAAENELTSDLAVKAAQAALSSAGITSADLDLIILSTSTPDHLGGFPSTACVVQDKLGVHSNCAAFDVQAVCAGFTYAIATADAFIRCGSYKKVLVIGAETFSRILDFQDRGTCVLFGDGAGAVVLEASSEPGILSTALHADGSQRDILCVPGRAGNGAVHGSPFMTMDGQAVFKLAVKVLEQVAHEVLEKAHLKPEQIDWLVPHQANIRIMEGTAKKMGMSMDKVIVTVHEHGNTSAASIPLALDAGVRSGQIQRGQHLLLEGVGGGFAWGAVALKY, from the coding sequence ATGAGTATTTTTGCAAGAGTCGCTGGTACTGGAAGCTATCTTCCGGAGCAGCGTTTAACCAATCAAGATTTAGTGGAACGTTTGGCTAAATCTGGTTTAGAGACTAGCGATGAGTGGATTACCACTCGTAGCGGTATTTCTGCGCGTCACTTTGCTGCAGAAAATGAACTCACGAGCGATCTCGCAGTAAAAGCAGCGCAAGCGGCATTAAGCAGTGCTGGCATTACTTCAGCAGATTTAGACCTCATCATTTTGTCAACCTCAACTCCTGATCACTTGGGCGGCTTCCCCAGTACAGCTTGTGTAGTACAAGACAAATTGGGTGTTCACAGTAACTGCGCTGCATTTGATGTACAGGCAGTTTGCGCCGGTTTTACTTATGCCATCGCAACGGCAGATGCGTTTATTCGTTGTGGCTCCTATAAAAAAGTGTTGGTCATCGGTGCGGAAACTTTCTCACGCATTTTGGACTTTCAAGATCGCGGCACGTGTGTGTTGTTTGGTGATGGTGCTGGCGCAGTAGTGCTCGAAGCTTCAAGTGAGCCTGGCATTTTGTCGACTGCTCTACATGCCGATGGCAGTCAGCGTGATATTTTGTGTGTGCCTGGGCGTGCTGGTAACGGTGCAGTGCATGGCTCACCATTTATGACCATGGATGGTCAAGCGGTATTTAAATTGGCAGTCAAAGTTCTAGAGCAAGTGGCTCATGAAGTTTTAGAAAAGGCGCATCTTAAGCCTGAGCAAATTGATTGGTTAGTTCCTCACCAAGCCAATATCCGCATCATGGAAGGTACTGCCAAAAAGATGGGCATGTCGATGGATAAAGTGATTGTGACTGTGCATGAGCACGGTAACACTTCGGCAGCCTCTATCCCATTGGCCTTGGATGCTGGTGTGCGTTCCGGTCAAATTCAGCGTGGTCAACATCTCTTATTAGAGGGTGTTGGCGGTGGTTTTGCTTGGGGCGCGGTGGCCTTGAAGTATTGA
- a CDS encoding DUF177 domain-containing protein, translating into MNRNQVLPQVQLSAEPNTLKRVDFCAPQSYKGAGFLSISELPRVAEEASTVVLGDGFHWDLETHFEDSPGSEPRQVMDLGLKGRLHLVCQRCLQDCAVDLAEKRRFLLVATEAEADDYPLEDEEQEPLVISQQFNVLETIEDEVLLSIPLIPKHPEGFCEPHVSVFGDEDGDEVADKPENPFNILKNMKKN; encoded by the coding sequence ATGAATCGTAATCAAGTTTTACCTCAAGTCCAGTTATCTGCAGAACCTAATACTTTGAAGCGGGTGGATTTTTGTGCTCCCCAATCCTATAAAGGGGCTGGTTTTTTAAGCATCTCTGAGCTTCCCAGAGTGGCTGAGGAGGCGTCTACCGTAGTTTTGGGGGATGGCTTCCATTGGGACTTGGAGACGCATTTTGAGGATTCGCCAGGCAGCGAGCCTCGCCAAGTAATGGATTTGGGTTTAAAAGGGCGGCTTCACTTAGTTTGCCAACGTTGTTTACAGGATTGCGCGGTGGATTTGGCGGAAAAGCGGCGTTTTCTGCTGGTTGCTACTGAAGCTGAGGCTGACGATTACCCCCTCGAAGACGAGGAGCAGGAGCCCTTGGTGATTAGTCAGCAATTTAACGTCTTGGAAACTATCGAGGATGAGGTTTTACTCTCTATCCCCTTAATTCCAAAGCACCCTGAGGGCTTCTGTGAGCCTCATGTATCGGTTTTTGGAGATGAGGATGGCGATGAGGTCGCAGATAAACCAGAAAATCCCTTTAACATATTGAAAAATATGAAGAAAAACTGA
- the fabG gene encoding 3-oxoacyl-ACP reductase FabG yields MNLDLSGQIALVTGASRGIGQAIADELMKCGAKVIGTATSSDGAKAIDARLKPSGGAGLALNVTAPNACEEIIDHIVKEYGGINILVNNAGITRDNLAMRMKSEEWVDVIDTNLSSVFRLSQAVLRPMMKARGGRIINITSIVGHMGNAGQANYAAAKSGVSGMTRALAREIGSRNITVNCVAPGFIDTDMTRALSEDQQNALKVNIPLARLGSPEDVAQAVAFLASPAAGYITGNTLHVNGGLYLA; encoded by the coding sequence ATGAATCTCGACTTAAGCGGACAAATTGCCCTGGTGACTGGCGCCTCGCGCGGTATTGGTCAGGCGATTGCAGATGAGTTGATGAAGTGTGGCGCCAAGGTCATTGGAACTGCGACATCCAGTGATGGCGCTAAAGCAATTGATGCACGTTTAAAGCCTTCCGGTGGTGCTGGTTTGGCATTGAATGTAACTGCACCAAATGCTTGCGAAGAAATCATCGATCACATTGTGAAAGAGTATGGTGGCATCAATATTTTGGTGAACAACGCTGGCATTACTCGCGATAACTTAGCAATGCGGATGAAGTCTGAAGAGTGGGTTGATGTGATTGATACCAACTTAAGCTCAGTGTTCCGTTTATCTCAAGCTGTTTTACGTCCCATGATGAAGGCTCGTGGTGGCCGCATTATCAACATTACCTCGATCGTTGGTCACATGGGTAATGCTGGACAGGCTAATTACGCCGCAGCAAAATCCGGTGTTTCTGGCATGACTCGTGCCCTCGCTCGTGAAATCGGCAGTCGTAATATCACTGTGAACTGTGTGGCACCGGGATTTATTGATACCGATATGACGCGCGCTTTGAGCGAAGATCAGCAAAATGCCCTAAAAGTGAACATTCCTTTGGCTCGTTTGGGTAGCCCAGAAGATGTTGCCCAGGCAGTGGCATTTTTGGCCTCCCCAGCAGCTGGATACATTACTGGGAATACCCTACACGTCAATG
- the plsX gene encoding phosphate acyltransferase PlsX — protein MSVTLAIDAMGGDHGVVVTVPAACDFLEKHADAKITLVGDPELIKQVLSKSPKAPMERIQIVPASEVVLMDDPIEVALRRKKDSSMRVAIEQVKEGLADAVISSGNTGALMAISRYILKTLEGVDRPAIATAIPNELGRGTTMLDLGANADCEPMHLVQFAQMANVMVQVVDGKQNPSIGLLNIGEEVIKGNDVVKQTSELLRQTNLNFYGNVEGNDIFKGTTDIVVCDGFVGNVVLKASEGLAKMMSGMIRDEFNRSLLTKLMAICAMVPLLRVRKRVDHRRYNGAVLLGLRGCVIKSHGSADRFGFGFALDRAYEAAKNRMVERIAAAFVAETKT, from the coding sequence ATGAGCGTTACTCTTGCTATCGATGCCATGGGCGGAGATCATGGAGTCGTCGTGACGGTTCCTGCCGCCTGCGATTTTCTAGAAAAGCATGCTGATGCCAAGATTACCTTAGTGGGTGATCCAGAGTTGATCAAGCAAGTCTTGAGCAAATCTCCCAAAGCGCCAATGGAACGAATTCAAATTGTTCCCGCGAGTGAAGTGGTGTTGATGGACGATCCCATCGAGGTTGCTTTGCGTCGCAAAAAAGATTCATCGATGCGAGTTGCGATTGAGCAAGTAAAAGAAGGTCTTGCTGACGCTGTCATCTCCTCTGGCAACACTGGTGCATTGATGGCAATCTCTCGCTATATTTTAAAAACCCTTGAGGGGGTTGATCGTCCAGCGATTGCCACTGCCATCCCTAATGAATTAGGGCGTGGTACGACGATGCTCGATTTAGGCGCCAACGCTGACTGTGAGCCGATGCACTTGGTGCAATTTGCACAGATGGCCAATGTTATGGTTCAGGTAGTTGATGGCAAACAAAATCCTTCCATTGGTCTCCTGAATATCGGTGAAGAGGTGATTAAGGGTAATGATGTCGTTAAACAAACGAGTGAATTGCTGCGTCAGACGAATTTAAACTTTTACGGTAACGTAGAAGGGAATGATATTTTTAAAGGCACCACCGATATCGTGGTGTGCGATGGATTTGTAGGCAATGTAGTGCTGAAGGCTAGTGAAGGCTTGGCAAAAATGATGAGCGGCATGATTCGTGATGAATTCAATCGCTCTTTATTGACTAAGTTGATGGCCATTTGTGCCATGGTGCCACTGCTACGGGTGCGTAAGCGGGTTGATCATCGCCGCTATAACGGTGCTGTATTGTTGGGTCTTCGGGGTTGTGTGATTAAGAGCCATGGCTCTGCAGACCGTTTTGGATTTGGTTTTGCCTTAGATCGAGCATACGAAGCAGCTAAAAATCGCATGGTTGAACGTATTGCCGCAGCCTTTGTAGCGGAGACAAAAACATGA
- the fabD gene encoding ACP S-malonyltransferase, producing MTFAFVFPGQGSQSVGMLNSIAERPEVRATLQEASEALGEDVANLIAEGPAEALSLTTNTQPVMLTAAVAFYRAWLAAGGPAPKVMAGHSLGEYSALVASGVISFKDAVPLVRFRAEAMQSAVPVGTGGMAAILGLDDAIVIRVCAEASTASGGVVEAVNFNAPGQVVIAGASAAVTKACELLKAAGAKRALPLPVSAPFHSSLLQPASEKLKGYLVNIEFKVPTIAVINNVDVEILNDPAAIKDALVRQAAKPVRWQETIQAMAAQGITQVVECGPGKVLAGLTKRIHDQVTGVPVFDEASLNEVLVSFK from the coding sequence ATGACATTTGCATTCGTATTCCCTGGACAGGGTTCTCAATCAGTAGGTATGCTCAATTCCATCGCCGAGCGTCCTGAAGTGCGTGCAACCTTGCAAGAGGCTTCTGAAGCTTTGGGTGAAGATGTTGCGAATTTGATTGCTGAAGGTCCTGCAGAGGCGCTGTCATTAACTACCAATACCCAGCCTGTTATGTTGACTGCAGCGGTAGCCTTTTACCGTGCTTGGTTAGCGGCGGGAGGCCCTGCACCGAAGGTGATGGCAGGTCACAGCCTGGGCGAATACTCTGCATTAGTTGCTTCCGGCGTGATCTCATTTAAAGACGCAGTTCCCTTGGTACGTTTTCGTGCAGAAGCGATGCAATCTGCGGTTCCGGTTGGTACCGGCGGTATGGCAGCGATCCTTGGATTGGATGACGCAATAGTCATTCGGGTTTGCGCTGAAGCAAGCACTGCATCGGGTGGTGTAGTGGAGGCAGTCAATTTCAACGCACCCGGCCAAGTCGTGATTGCGGGTGCCAGCGCTGCCGTTACTAAAGCATGTGAATTACTTAAGGCTGCTGGTGCCAAGCGCGCCTTGCCACTTCCAGTGTCTGCACCATTTCATTCTTCTTTATTGCAACCAGCATCTGAAAAGCTCAAAGGCTACTTGGTGAACATCGAATTTAAAGTGCCAACAATTGCTGTCATTAACAACGTCGATGTCGAAATCTTGAATGACCCAGCGGCGATTAAAGACGCCTTGGTACGTCAAGCAGCGAAACCAGTCCGTTGGCAAGAAACTATTCAAGCAATGGCCGCACAAGGAATTACTCAGGTAGTGGAGTGTGGTCCAGGCAAAGTATTGGCAGGGCTTACTAAGCGAATTCATGATCAGGTGACTGGGGTGCCAGTATTTGATGAAGCTAGCTTGAACGAAGTTCTAGTAAGTTTCAAATAA
- the rpmF gene encoding 50S ribosomal protein L32: MAVQQNKKSPSKRGMHRAHDFLTAPATAVEATTGEAHLRHHISPNGYYRGRKVVKTKND; this comes from the coding sequence ATGGCCGTTCAACAAAACAAAAAATCACCTTCCAAACGTGGCATGCACCGTGCGCACGACTTTTTGACCGCACCTGCTACGGCTGTTGAAGCCACAACTGGTGAGGCTCATTTGCGCCACCACATTTCACCTAACGGCTACTATCGTGGTCGTAAAGTTGTTAAAACTAAAAACGACTAA